A genomic stretch from Lysobacter ciconiae includes:
- a CDS encoding TlpA family protein disulfide reductase encodes MRLLSALFVLLALSMTSPVRAQEQPQESYRAINGLTLTVGQPVHDFAGPANLGSFRGKPLVINFYSAYCPPCIREIPKLNALKQLNPDLQVLSVTPDSPSDAAAYAKERHLAWPIAAPGQDYVFETLGVKVFPVFAILDEQGNLVSATYANQLGGEDGDATLAGITRWIESSLSVKIH; translated from the coding sequence ATGCGTCTGCTATCAGCTCTCTTTGTTCTACTAGCCCTTTCAATGACCTCGCCCGTCCGTGCTCAAGAGCAGCCACAGGAATCGTATCGAGCCATAAATGGATTGACACTCACTGTTGGCCAGCCGGTTCACGACTTCGCAGGCCCAGCCAATCTCGGGTCGTTCCGTGGCAAGCCGCTAGTCATAAATTTCTACAGCGCCTATTGCCCGCCGTGCATTCGGGAAATCCCCAAACTCAATGCGTTGAAGCAACTCAATCCGGACCTTCAGGTTCTGTCCGTCACTCCCGACTCTCCGTCGGACGCTGCAGCCTATGCAAAGGAGCGCCACTTGGCCTGGCCAATTGCTGCGCCCGGTCAGGATTACGTATTTGAGACTCTCGGCGTCAAGGTTTTTCCCGTGTTCGCAATTCTCGATGAGCAAGGGAACTTGGTGAGCGCGACGTACGCCAATCAACTGGGAGGAGAAGACGGCGACGCCACGCTTGCAGGTATAACTCGATGGATCGAGTCTTCTCTGTCAGTCAAGATCCATTAG